Proteins from a single region of Seriola aureovittata isolate HTS-2021-v1 ecotype China chromosome 9, ASM2101889v1, whole genome shotgun sequence:
- the wu:fa11c10 gene encoding protein FAM110A, with product MPVETLRPSDGRLAGVPFTSAMPFRILNKGPDYFRRQAEPGARKLSAVERLEADKAKYVKSQQVALTRQAPIKPPIIRKPLVPPGMMLQCQISTPPARKVPRCPADVENGGGREGPVGRRGPALNLDILNNLINDVCDGPLPSSQSSSSTSPSSSSPSSGAKSIGSSLSAEQERSNRLLNNLKPLNHGTTNSSSTSSSTSSPLNNNLRTPAAELTRRPPPIPARAPRIGVPAPYSSPNSVTVRRVDVRPQAEIRKPQRAQLQPQLRPRQTPQGQVAHPQVPPPPPPAPSHSQPQPHPQLNTPSQTLPCPPVYLPPSPMLVRAGMIPPASPAFTRISNASSKGSARKHPSLHRSKSDLSDRYSRATADLERFFNYCGLDPEEVEGMGGVERFTRANSDIVSVSKLRSVSTPSSECGDEADRAREDEDDEDGPTRANDRVPYGISVIERNARVIKWLYGIRQARDANNAVSNV from the coding sequence ATGCCGGTGGAGACCCTGCGGCCGTCAGATGGCCGTCTGGCCGGAGTTCCCTTCACCTCTGCCATGCCCTTCAGGATACTTAACAAGGGCCCAGATTACTTCCGCCGCCAAGCTGAGCCTGGGGCCCGTAAACTGAGCGCGGTGGAGCGTCTGGAGGCTGACAAGGCCAAGTACGTTAAGAGCCAGCAGGTGGCCCTCACTCGTCAGGCCCCCATCAAACCACCAATCATCCGCAAGCCCCTAGTTCCTCCGGGAATGATGCTCCAGTGCCAGATCAGCACTCCTCCAGCCCGCAAAGTTCCCCGCTGCCCAGCGGACGTGGAgaatggaggagggagagagggtcCAGTAGGGAGGAGAGGACCTGCTCTTAACTTGGATATTCTGAATAATCTAATCAATGATGTATGTGATGGACCATTGCCCTCTTCCcagtcctcttcctccacctccccctcctcatcgTCTCCTTCATCGGGAGCTAAGAGCATCGGGAGTAGCCTGTCAGCAGAACAGGAGAGGAGCAACCGACTCCTCAACAACCTCAAACCTTTGAATCATGGCACCACCAACTCGTCATCCACCTCTTCCTCAACTTCCTCTCCGCTCAATAACAACCTCCGGACCCCTGCAGCAGAACTCACCCGACGTCCACCCCCTATCCCGGCACGAGCACCTCGCATTGGGGTTCCAGCCCCCTATAGCTCCCCTAACTCGGTGACGGTGCGCAGGGTGGATGTCCGGCCTCAAGCGGAGATAAGGAAGCCCCAGAGGGCCCAGCTGCAGCCCCAGCTCAGGCCCAGACAGACTCCCCAAGGCCAAGTTGCACACCCCCAGGTtccccctcctccaccgccTGCACCCTCTCACAGCCAACCCCAACCTCATCCTCAGCTCAACACCCCCTCCCAAACCCTGCCCTGCCCTCCGGTCTACCTGCCGCCCAGTCCCATGCTGGTCCGAGCGGGCATGATCCCACCAGCCTCCCCCGCTTTCACCCGTATATCGAACGCCAGCTCCAAGGGGTCCGCCCGCAAGCACCCATCCTTGCACCGCTCCAAATCGGACCTGAGCGACCGCTACTCCCGCGCAACAGCCGACCTGGAGCGATTCTTCAACTACTGCGGGCTGGAcccagaggaggtggaggggatGGGTGGAGTGGAGCGCTTCACGAGAGCCAACTCAGACATTGTGTCCGTCTCCAAGCTCCGCAGCGTCAGCACGCCTAGCTCAGAGTGCGGAGACGAGGCTGACCGGGCAAGGGAGGACGAGGACGACGAGGACGGGCCCACCAGAGCCAACGACCGCGTCCCCTACGGCATCTCCGTCATCGAGAGGAACGCTCGAGTCATCAAATGGCTATACGGCATCCGTCAGGCGCGAGATGCTAACAACGCTGTGTCTAACGTATAG